A portion of the Hymenobacter gelipurpurascens genome contains these proteins:
- a CDS encoding DNA integrity scanning protein DisA nucleotide-binding domain protein, translating to MLSPLPLISAPPVAFGNPLPLPDRYTIWPYQARFRQAAQAVANGIFEALDEDLDPYVLLLALPAEDESGLVSTDVFLEPEDCGFDAAAFTGAMARGQHIQFTADWTNPENTLMTEPMIQRRAHAIGLRYSVQEVLEELDNQGKRVSFAGFPIQIDRHFVIPVLQLNRKIVSSYPTLQPNRFYTDGRILPHSLLSAAIVRFNEECLKSLTEPEPGSGQLVRPRDTDELIRAAGKLFMDTPAQDVGMNPSATKLFTTCNTISSLRYEGAEGVGKLLLARRGHPNLSEIFALTCPTPLTDYRAVRKLLEMTTQDVSLLADGENVYALGRQVGHYDGTREDLFVINFVNHYAWEFQHDGQVLMRAHYGLPSLPRTRLNRNKFRRDLKRTFQLTNPEKIERLWDVVMEASRQKHGTLLVITTEALAEADRLKLQCTLIEPVPLTPLITRLVTAIDGAVLLDPESYCYSIGVILDGKASGHGNSTRGARYNSAIRYVDSSPYPCIAIVVSEDGLVDVITKESLREE from the coding sequence ATGCTTTCGCCCCTGCCCCTCATCTCGGCCCCGCCCGTCGCTTTTGGCAACCCGTTACCCCTCCCCGATAGATATACTATCTGGCCTTACCAGGCGCGGTTCCGACAGGCAGCTCAGGCAGTGGCCAACGGCATTTTTGAGGCGCTCGACGAAGACCTGGACCCTTATGTGCTGCTGCTGGCGCTGCCTGCGGAGGATGAAAGTGGACTGGTTTCTACCGATGTGTTTCTGGAACCCGAAGACTGCGGCTTCGATGCGGCGGCTTTCACGGGGGCCATGGCCCGGGGACAGCACATCCAGTTCACGGCCGACTGGACGAACCCCGAGAATACGCTCATGACGGAGCCCATGATTCAGCGGCGGGCCCACGCCATTGGGCTGCGCTACTCGGTGCAGGAAGTACTGGAGGAGCTCGATAACCAGGGCAAGCGCGTTTCCTTCGCGGGTTTCCCGATTCAGATTGATCGGCACTTTGTGATTCCGGTGCTGCAGCTCAACCGCAAAATCGTGAGCAGCTACCCTACGCTGCAGCCCAACCGCTTCTACACCGATGGCCGCATTCTGCCCCATTCTCTGCTTTCGGCGGCTATTGTGCGCTTCAACGAAGAGTGCCTGAAATCCTTGACGGAGCCGGAACCCGGCTCGGGCCAGTTGGTGCGCCCCCGCGACACCGACGAGCTGATTCGGGCCGCGGGCAAGCTGTTTATGGACACCCCGGCGCAGGATGTGGGCATGAACCCATCGGCCACCAAGCTCTTCACCACCTGCAACACTATTTCCTCCTTGCGTTACGAGGGTGCCGAAGGAGTAGGCAAGCTGCTGCTGGCCCGGCGGGGCCACCCCAATCTCAGCGAGATATTTGCCCTCACCTGCCCTACGCCGCTCACCGACTATCGGGCCGTGCGCAAGCTCCTGGAAATGACCACGCAGGATGTCAGCTTGCTGGCCGACGGCGAGAATGTATACGCCCTGGGTCGCCAGGTAGGCCACTACGACGGCACCCGCGAAGACCTGTTCGTCATCAACTTCGTGAATCACTATGCCTGGGAGTTTCAGCATGATGGGCAGGTGCTCATGCGCGCCCATTATGGCCTTCCCAGCCTACCGCGCACCCGCCTCAACCGCAACAAATTCCGCCGCGACCTGAAGCGCACTTTCCAGCTCACGAACCCTGAAAAGATTGAACGACTATGGGACGTAGTGATGGAAGCCAGCCGCCAGAAACACGGTACGCTGCTCGTCATCACGACGGAAGCGCTGGCCGAAGCCGACCGCCTGAAGCTGCAGTGCACGCTCATTGAGCCCGTACCACTCACGCCCCTCATCACGCGTCTGGTCACGGCCATTGATGGGGCCGTACTCCTCGACCCCGAGTCCTACTGCTACTCCATTGGCGTTATTCTGGATGGGAAAGCCTCGGGCCACGGTAACAGCACCCGTGGCGCCCGCTACAACTCCGCCATTCGCTACGTGGATAGCTCGCCGTATCCGTGCATTGCCATTGTGGTAAGCGAAGACGGCCTGGTAGATGTCATCACGAAGGAAAGCCTGCGGGAGGAGTAA
- a CDS encoding DUF4442 domain-containing protein: MTPHAPASTDTPRMVQFRRTIQNPLKLRLFMLKSLPMAYLAGLRVRDLSVERATVTVPFKYLTKNPFRSIYFACLSMAAEMASGLLAMMHVQSGPPASMLVVGMEAEFTKKAVGLIAFTSEDGAAIGQAIAESRETGEGRTVVCTSTGLDQAGDVVAIFRITWSFRAKKA; the protein is encoded by the coding sequence ATGACCCCACACGCTCCCGCCTCCACCGATACGCCTCGCATGGTGCAGTTCCGCCGCACCATCCAGAACCCCCTGAAGCTGCGGCTATTCATGCTGAAGAGCCTGCCGATGGCCTACCTGGCAGGCCTGCGCGTGCGCGACCTGTCCGTGGAACGGGCTACTGTGACGGTGCCGTTTAAGTACCTCACCAAAAACCCCTTCCGGAGCATCTACTTTGCGTGCCTGAGCATGGCCGCCGAAATGGCGAGTGGCCTACTGGCCATGATGCACGTGCAAAGTGGTCCGCCGGCCTCCATGCTGGTAGTGGGGATGGAAGCGGAATTCACTAAGAAAGCCGTGGGTCTGATTGCCTTCACCAGCGAAGACGGTGCTGCAATAGGCCAGGCCATAGCGGAAAGCCGCGAAACCGGGGAGGGCCGGACGGTGGTGTGCACCAGCACTGGCCTAGACCAAGCCGGCGACGTCGTAGCCATCTTCCGCATCACTTGGTCGTTTCGGGCAAAGAAGGCTTAG
- a CDS encoding PPC domain-containing DNA-binding protein, whose amino-acid sequence MSDTPAAASSSLRTYALRLRPGDDLRKELLRFTEQHQMRAAMVLTCVGSLTTTNLRLANQEGPTEYKGHFEIVSLVGTLSINGSHLHLSVADSTGRTIGGHLLDGNRVYTTAELVIGEMPELDFRRETDATFGYKELTVYPTAPRPGQASPSRTKRK is encoded by the coding sequence ATGTCTGATACGCCTGCTGCTGCGTCGTCCTCACTGCGCACGTACGCTCTCCGCCTCCGCCCCGGCGACGATCTGCGCAAAGAGCTGCTGCGCTTCACGGAGCAACACCAGATGCGCGCGGCCATGGTGCTTACCTGTGTGGGCAGCCTCACCACTACCAACCTGCGCCTGGCTAATCAGGAGGGGCCCACGGAATACAAAGGCCACTTCGAAATTGTGTCGTTGGTAGGTACGCTCTCCATCAATGGCAGTCACCTGCACCTCTCCGTCGCCGACTCCACGGGTCGCACCATCGGCGGCCATTTGCTGGATGGCAACCGCGTGTACACCACTGCGGAGCTGGTGATTGGGGAAATGCCGGAGCTGGATTTCCGGCGCGAGACGGATGCTACGTTTGGCTACAAGGAACTGACGGTGTATCCAACGGCGCCTAGGCCAGGCCAGGCCTCGCCCTCTCGCACCAAGCGGAAATAG
- a CDS encoding DUF4097 domain-containing protein has product MSSRRSFTVSGRWPWRMLPLAGLLAAAVVPAGAQVVQDPLAGAPVQYYQGPRDTALPQGQAGPNDACQGSTAQGPQDDAQVPAVEKVRKLSRTFAANGRPFVLDTRYGRVQVNVWSRNEIRTDVDIITRSDTEEKAQQLQEMIQVQVQDNDPVVEGVSAKSRFGAMPRECWSRTKLYEVNYTVWVPKNTPLKVYNTFGEVILTGDMSGAMELAVEYGSLRTARLEGLRNLVRVGNGQCAIPYVRKASIDASYSKLRLTAGEIVDLRNNSSDIDIGTVQDLTVHSKYGDVALGNVRNLRGTSGYSKFSIDKLSNQLDMTVQYCPNFEVRSTGKNFRQINLDGGYSTFQLNFPDEAAFKFDVNTDHGKLLVDKRLVRVASEESSASSSDMQGSFGGASARAAGNVNIKVRYGNVSFNK; this is encoded by the coding sequence ATGAGCTCCCGTCGTTCCTTTACCGTATCGGGCCGTTGGCCATGGCGTATGCTGCCGCTAGCAGGGTTGCTGGCAGCGGCCGTTGTGCCGGCGGGTGCTCAGGTAGTACAGGATCCGCTTGCCGGGGCGCCTGTGCAGTATTACCAGGGCCCCCGAGATACGGCATTGCCCCAAGGGCAGGCCGGCCCGAACGATGCCTGCCAGGGCAGCACCGCCCAAGGCCCTCAGGACGACGCTCAGGTACCAGCCGTAGAGAAAGTGCGCAAGCTGAGCCGCACGTTTGCGGCCAACGGCCGGCCTTTCGTGCTGGATACCCGCTATGGCCGGGTGCAGGTGAATGTGTGGAGCCGCAACGAAATTCGCACCGACGTCGACATCATCACGCGCTCCGACACCGAGGAGAAGGCCCAGCAGCTGCAGGAAATGATTCAGGTACAGGTGCAGGACAATGATCCTGTGGTAGAAGGCGTCAGCGCTAAGTCGCGCTTTGGCGCTATGCCACGGGAATGCTGGAGCCGCACCAAGCTCTACGAGGTAAACTACACAGTGTGGGTGCCCAAAAACACTCCGCTCAAGGTGTACAACACGTTTGGCGAAGTAATTCTGACCGGGGACATGAGTGGCGCTATGGAGCTAGCCGTGGAATACGGCAGTCTACGCACTGCGCGTCTGGAAGGACTGCGCAATCTGGTGCGCGTAGGGAACGGGCAATGTGCCATTCCGTATGTGCGCAAAGCCAGCATCGATGCTTCCTATTCCAAGCTGCGCCTGACGGCGGGCGAAATAGTGGATTTGCGCAACAACTCCTCCGATATCGACATTGGAACGGTACAGGATCTGACGGTGCACAGCAAATACGGCGACGTAGCGCTAGGCAACGTGCGCAACCTGCGCGGCACCTCCGGCTACTCCAAATTCAGCATCGATAAGCTCAGCAACCAGCTGGACATGACGGTGCAGTATTGCCCCAATTTTGAAGTGCGCAGCACCGGCAAAAACTTCCGTCAGATAAATCTCGATGGAGGCTACAGCACCTTCCAGCTTAACTTCCCCGATGAAGCGGCCTTCAAGTTTGATGTAAACACCGACCACGGCAAACTCCTGGTAGACAAACGTCTGGTGCGGGTAGCGTCTGAAGAAAGCAGTGCCTCTTCCAGTGATATGCAAGGCAGTTTCGGGGGCGCATCTGCGCGAGCCGCTGGCAACGTGAACATCAAAGTGCGCTACGGCAACGTGAGCTTCAATAAGTAA
- a CDS encoding RNA polymerase sigma factor — MEAFAYTDINAPLVERCRLGDRRAQAEIYKRYSKAMFNASLRITGDFAEAEDVLQESFLSAFRELHSYKGDSSFGSWLKRIVINKSINCLRNRRLHLVPLADQHDNAAIDHDDHSGGLDPEDLSWRADVVRRCVQELPDGYRVVLSLYLLEGYDHAEIASILHITESTSKSQYSRARKKLLELARQHGL, encoded by the coding sequence ATGGAGGCATTTGCATATACCGACATCAACGCCCCGCTGGTAGAGCGGTGCCGCCTCGGCGACCGAAGGGCGCAGGCTGAAATATATAAGCGCTACTCGAAAGCCATGTTCAACGCTTCCTTGCGCATCACCGGCGACTTTGCCGAGGCCGAGGACGTGTTGCAGGAATCGTTCCTGAGTGCTTTCCGGGAGCTGCACAGCTACAAAGGCGACTCGTCGTTTGGCTCCTGGCTCAAGCGCATCGTTATCAACAAAAGCATCAACTGCCTGCGCAACCGGCGCCTGCATCTGGTACCCCTGGCAGATCAGCATGATAACGCCGCCATCGACCACGATGACCACAGCGGTGGCTTAGACCCCGAAGATTTGTCGTGGCGGGCCGATGTGGTGCGGCGCTGCGTGCAGGAGCTGCCTGATGGTTACCGCGTAGTGCTGAGCCTGTACCTGCTGGAAGGCTACGACCACGCCGAAATTGCCAGCATTTTGCATATCACCGAATCCACTTCGAAGTCGCAATACAGCCGGGCCCGTAAAAAGCTCCTGGAACTAGCCCGCCAGCATGGCCTCTAG
- the amaB gene encoding L-piperidine-6-carboxylate dehydrogenase → MKQAFEEAAATGTDVQDHDHHGIRQVLRELGVEAHNAAWSTGLQWGGADGNMRAIHSPTDGHLIGSVAFATVADYNHVVEKAQEAFKTWRLVPAPKRGEIVRQIGNKLREYKEPLGKLVSYEMGKILQEGLGEVQEMIDICDFAVGLSRQLTGFTMHSERPAHRMYEQYHPLGVVGIISAFNFPVAVWSWNAMLAAVCGDVSIWKPSEKTPLVAVAVQHIIKDVLQENELPEGIFNLVIGDAEIGAAMAADGRVPLVSATGSTRMGKKVGEVVGGRLGRALLELGGNNAILLTEHADLDMAMRAVVFGAVGTAGQRCTTTRRLIIHESIFEDVKARLLKIYPNLPIGHPLKDGNLVGPLIDKAAVESFTKALAAVQQEGGKLLIGGEVLEGTGYETGTYVKPALVEAQNEYHTVQEETFAPILYLIKYSGGVEEGIAVQNGVRQGLSSSIFSLNMRETETYLSHAGSDCGIANVNIGTSGAEIGGAFGGEKETGGGRESGSDAWRIYMRRQTNTINYSDQLPLAQGIKFDV, encoded by the coding sequence ATGAAACAAGCCTTCGAAGAAGCGGCCGCCACCGGCACCGACGTGCAGGACCACGACCACCACGGCATCCGGCAGGTCCTACGCGAACTGGGTGTAGAAGCCCACAACGCCGCCTGGAGCACTGGCCTACAGTGGGGCGGCGCCGACGGAAACATGCGCGCCATCCACTCACCCACCGATGGGCACCTGATTGGCTCCGTGGCCTTTGCTACAGTCGCTGATTACAACCATGTGGTAGAGAAAGCGCAGGAAGCGTTCAAAACCTGGCGCTTGGTGCCCGCTCCCAAGCGCGGCGAAATCGTGCGCCAGATTGGCAACAAGCTGCGCGAATACAAGGAGCCGCTGGGCAAACTGGTGAGCTACGAGATGGGCAAGATTCTGCAGGAAGGCCTGGGCGAGGTGCAGGAGATGATTGATATCTGCGACTTCGCGGTAGGTCTCTCGCGCCAGCTGACGGGCTTCACCATGCACTCGGAGCGGCCCGCGCACCGCATGTACGAGCAGTACCACCCGCTGGGCGTGGTGGGCATTATCTCGGCCTTCAACTTCCCAGTGGCCGTGTGGAGCTGGAACGCCATGCTGGCCGCCGTATGCGGCGATGTGAGCATCTGGAAGCCCTCCGAGAAAACTCCGCTGGTAGCCGTGGCCGTGCAGCACATCATCAAAGACGTACTGCAGGAAAATGAGCTACCCGAAGGCATCTTCAACCTGGTAATCGGCGACGCGGAAATTGGTGCCGCCATGGCCGCCGACGGACGCGTGCCGCTGGTATCGGCTACGGGTAGCACCCGCATGGGCAAAAAAGTGGGCGAGGTAGTGGGTGGCCGCCTAGGCCGCGCGCTGCTGGAACTGGGCGGCAACAACGCTATCCTGCTCACCGAGCACGCTGATCTGGATATGGCCATGCGCGCCGTGGTATTCGGAGCCGTGGGCACGGCCGGGCAGCGCTGCACCACCACCCGCCGTCTCATCATCCACGAAAGCATTTTCGAGGATGTGAAGGCTCGTCTGCTTAAAATCTACCCTAACCTTCCCATAGGCCACCCGCTCAAGGACGGCAACCTCGTAGGCCCCCTCATTGATAAAGCGGCTGTAGAGTCGTTCACAAAAGCCCTGGCTGCTGTGCAGCAGGAAGGCGGCAAGCTCCTCATCGGGGGCGAAGTGCTGGAAGGCACCGGCTATGAAACCGGTACCTACGTGAAGCCCGCGCTGGTAGAAGCCCAGAACGAGTACCACACGGTGCAGGAAGAAACCTTCGCGCCCATTCTGTACCTCATCAAGTACAGCGGTGGTGTGGAAGAAGGCATTGCGGTGCAGAATGGGGTTCGGCAGGGCCTCTCGTCCAGCATTTTCTCCCTGAATATGCGCGAAACCGAAACCTACCTCAGCCACGCCGGCTCCGACTGCGGCATTGCCAACGTGAACATCGGCACGAGTGGCGCCGAAATTGGCGGTGCTTTCGGGGGCGAAAAGGAAACCGGCGGTGGCCGGGAGTCCGGCTCCGACGCCTGGCGCATCTACATGCGCCGCCAGACCAACACCATCAACTACTCCGACCAGCTGCCACTGGCTCAGGGTATCAAGTTTGATGTGTAG
- a CDS encoding Do family serine endopeptidase: MQAKQMMLGLLSSAILGGGVAVGGYKLLEPERNNAPQSVASDPNVRYTSELRSSTYAVPEGLNFTAAAASVTPAVVHVMTEYAPKAGDNSAMRMDPFLRQFFGDDMEQYHGRSQGPQQGSGSGVIIAANGYIVTNNHVVDKADKIEVVLDDKRKYKATLVGTDPNTDLALLKVEADNLPFIRYGNSDNVKVGEWVLAVGNPFNLNSTVTAGIISAKGRNINILRREDGMGVESFLQTDAVVNPGNSGGALVNLNGDLIGINSAIASQTGSFVGYSFAVPSSIVSKVIDDLLKYKVVQRALLGVQIREVDATLASEKKLKSLNGVYVMGLGKNSSAAAAGIKEGDIITEINGVNVNTSSQLQEQVARFRPGDKIKVTYLRGTDKSTALATLRNSTGTTDIIREEVASTVKYEGATLVPVARQEQNKLGIEGGAKINGIKDSNFRETGIADGFIITRIDKNKVSKPQDVQRYLEAAKETQGALVEGVYPDGRKAYYPIGQAE, from the coding sequence ATGCAAGCAAAACAAATGATGCTCGGCCTGCTTAGCTCCGCCATTCTAGGTGGCGGTGTGGCCGTTGGTGGGTACAAGCTGCTGGAGCCGGAGCGCAATAACGCCCCGCAATCCGTAGCCTCTGACCCCAATGTCCGGTACACCAGTGAGTTGCGTAGCAGTACGTATGCCGTGCCCGAAGGCCTCAACTTCACGGCAGCAGCGGCTTCCGTGACGCCCGCTGTAGTGCACGTAATGACCGAGTACGCCCCAAAGGCCGGCGACAACAGCGCGATGCGTATGGATCCGTTCCTGCGTCAGTTTTTCGGGGATGATATGGAGCAATACCATGGCCGCTCCCAGGGTCCGCAGCAGGGCTCGGGTTCCGGCGTAATTATTGCCGCCAACGGCTATATCGTTACGAATAACCACGTGGTAGATAAGGCCGATAAGATTGAGGTGGTTCTTGATGACAAGCGCAAGTACAAGGCTACGCTCGTCGGTACCGACCCCAATACTGACTTGGCCTTGCTGAAAGTAGAAGCCGACAATTTGCCTTTCATCCGGTACGGCAACTCTGATAATGTGAAAGTAGGGGAATGGGTATTGGCCGTGGGCAACCCATTCAACCTGAACTCGACCGTTACGGCTGGTATTATCTCGGCAAAAGGTCGGAACATCAATATTCTGCGCCGCGAAGACGGTATGGGCGTGGAGTCGTTCTTGCAGACCGATGCCGTGGTAAACCCCGGCAACTCGGGTGGTGCGCTGGTAAACCTGAACGGCGACCTGATCGGTATCAACTCCGCCATTGCTTCGCAGACCGGCTCTTTCGTGGGCTACTCGTTTGCGGTGCCCAGCTCAATCGTGAGCAAGGTGATTGACGACCTGCTGAAGTACAAAGTGGTGCAACGTGCACTGCTAGGCGTACAGATTCGGGAAGTAGATGCCACGCTGGCTTCGGAGAAAAAGCTGAAGTCGTTGAATGGGGTGTACGTGATGGGTCTGGGCAAGAACAGCTCGGCGGCCGCTGCGGGCATCAAGGAAGGCGACATCATCACGGAAATTAACGGCGTGAACGTAAACACCTCCTCGCAGCTGCAGGAGCAAGTGGCCCGCTTCCGCCCCGGCGACAAAATCAAGGTGACGTATCTGCGCGGTACGGACAAGAGCACCGCGCTGGCCACCCTCCGCAACTCAACCGGCACCACCGATATCATTCGGGAGGAAGTAGCTTCTACGGTGAAGTATGAAGGTGCTACGCTGGTTCCGGTGGCCCGCCAGGAGCAGAACAAGCTCGGCATTGAGGGTGGGGCCAAAATCAACGGCATCAAGGATTCCAACTTCCGCGAAACCGGCATTGCCGATGGCTTCATCATCACCCGCATCGATAAGAACAAGGTGAGCAAGCCCCAGGACGTGCAGCGCTACCTCGAAGCCGCTAAGGAAACCCAAGGCGCGCTGGTAGAAGGTGTATACCCCGATGGCCGCAAAGCTTACTACCCCATTGGGCAGGCTGAATAA
- a CDS encoding Hsp20/alpha crystallin family protein, with amino-acid sequence MATLLYNNLPALRPTRAINSVLNEMLRETLPSSQKQPSTAFVPQADVLESAQGFELHLLLPGVAKEAVKIDFQEGQLTVSGERKAPEASEEAPKFRRVESGYGTFSRTFRLPDTVDVTAIDAQLADGVLRLTLPFDSKKVTKHQIEIR; translated from the coding sequence ATGGCAACGCTTCTGTATAATAACCTGCCCGCTCTCCGTCCTACTCGTGCTATCAACTCGGTACTGAATGAGATGCTGCGCGAAACGCTTCCATCTTCTCAAAAGCAGCCTTCTACTGCCTTTGTTCCGCAGGCCGATGTGCTGGAATCGGCGCAGGGCTTTGAGTTGCACTTGCTGCTGCCCGGCGTAGCGAAAGAGGCCGTAAAAATTGATTTCCAGGAAGGCCAGCTCACGGTAAGCGGCGAGCGGAAAGCGCCCGAAGCCTCGGAAGAAGCACCCAAATTCCGCCGGGTAGAATCGGGCTACGGTACCTTCTCCCGCACCTTCCGCTTGCCTGACACAGTGGATGTTACCGCCATTGATGCGCAGTTGGCCGATGGCGTGCTCCGCCTCACGCTGCCCTTCGACAGTAAAAAGGTGACCAAGCATCAGATTGAAATCCGCTAG
- a CDS encoding M20 metallopeptidase family protein — translation MQHLISRVQTLAAAAAAETVALREHLHANPELSFQEFNTVAYVTNQLQQLGLQTQPIANTGVVAIIEGRNPGSCTVALRADMDALPITELNEVAYKSTNPGVMHACGHDVHTSSLLGTARILTQLRDEFEGTVKLMFQPGEEVLPGGASLMIKEGVLENPKPASVLGQHVFPRLPAGKVGIRAGRYMASTDELYLTVRGKGGHGAMPEQNLDPVLVAAHIIVAAQQIVSRRANPKLPSVLSFGKVIAQGATNVIPNEVYMEGTFRTLNEEWRNEAHAHLRRLCEGLAESMGATCELEIRRGYPYLENEPALTSRVEQAAVEYLGRENVVELDQWMAAEDFAYFSQAASACFYRLGTAAADGSGRFTSSVHTPTFDIDTKALETGPGLMAWLTLHELSRR, via the coding sequence ATGCAACACCTTATATCCCGCGTCCAGACGCTGGCTGCCGCCGCTGCAGCGGAAACGGTTGCGCTTCGTGAGCACCTGCACGCCAACCCCGAGCTTTCGTTTCAGGAGTTCAATACGGTGGCCTACGTCACGAATCAGCTGCAGCAGCTGGGCCTGCAAACGCAGCCCATTGCCAATACCGGCGTCGTAGCCATCATCGAAGGCCGTAACCCTGGTTCGTGCACGGTGGCGCTGCGCGCCGATATGGATGCGCTGCCCATCACGGAGCTGAACGAAGTGGCCTATAAGTCTACCAACCCCGGTGTGATGCACGCCTGCGGCCACGATGTGCACACTTCGTCGTTGCTGGGTACGGCTCGTATTCTGACGCAGCTGCGCGACGAGTTTGAGGGCACCGTGAAGCTGATGTTTCAGCCGGGTGAGGAGGTGCTGCCGGGGGGCGCTTCTCTGATGATTAAGGAAGGAGTGCTGGAAAACCCGAAGCCCGCCAGCGTGCTGGGTCAGCACGTGTTTCCGAGGCTGCCCGCCGGCAAAGTGGGCATTCGGGCGGGCCGCTACATGGCCAGCACCGACGAGCTGTACCTGACCGTGCGCGGCAAAGGTGGTCACGGGGCCATGCCCGAGCAAAACCTCGACCCCGTGCTGGTAGCGGCCCATATTATTGTGGCCGCTCAGCAGATTGTGAGCCGCCGTGCCAATCCGAAGTTGCCATCGGTGCTGTCGTTCGGCAAAGTCATTGCCCAGGGCGCTACCAACGTCATTCCAAACGAGGTGTACATGGAAGGCACCTTCCGGACGCTGAATGAGGAGTGGCGCAACGAGGCGCACGCCCACTTGCGCCGCCTCTGCGAAGGCCTGGCCGAGAGCATGGGCGCCACCTGCGAGCTGGAAATCCGGCGCGGCTATCCGTATCTGGAGAACGAGCCAGCCCTCACCAGCCGTGTAGAGCAAGCTGCTGTAGAATATCTGGGCCGCGAAAACGTGGTGGAACTGGATCAGTGGATGGCCGCCGAAGACTTCGCCTACTTCTCGCAGGCTGCCAGCGCGTGCTTCTACCGCCTCGGTACGGCTGCCGCCGATGGCAGCGGCCGGTTCACGTCTTCTGTGCACACACCTACCTTCGATATCGATACCAAAGCGCTGGAAACCGGACCAGGCCTGATGGCTTGGCTGACCTTGCACGAGCTGTCCCGGCGCTAG
- a CDS encoding DUF3558 domain-containing protein produces the protein MKHLLRNVLLLSTLFSLGACASSGPGKPAASSAPDTARRTTSSSAPAEDLSRYRPVFAAPKVPMVVHVAPARPVAPTNHVNAQIEQRLRDQSYTNKNVKYAQGFRILAYVGLEKDQAMSIRRTIISRYPEETDYLAYKQPIFRLWIGDYTTRLEAEQALQRIRSLAPKAQLESAQVVLNKTSF, from the coding sequence ATGAAACACTTGCTTCGTAACGTGCTGCTGCTTTCCACTCTGTTTTCGCTGGGCGCCTGCGCGTCATCAGGGCCTGGCAAGCCTGCGGCTTCTTCTGCCCCCGACACAGCCCGTCGAACCACCTCGTCGTCTGCTCCAGCAGAAGACCTGAGCCGCTACCGGCCCGTTTTTGCGGCGCCCAAAGTGCCTATGGTTGTGCACGTGGCCCCGGCTAGGCCAGTTGCTCCAACCAACCACGTAAACGCCCAGATTGAGCAGCGCCTGCGCGACCAATCCTACACAAATAAGAACGTGAAGTATGCGCAGGGTTTCCGGATACTGGCCTACGTGGGCCTGGAGAAGGACCAGGCCATGAGCATCCGGCGCACCATTATTAGCCGCTACCCCGAAGAAACTGACTACCTGGCCTATAAACAGCCCATTTTCCGCCTCTGGATTGGCGACTATACCACGCGCCTTGAAGCGGAGCAAGCCTTGCAGCGCATCCGTTCTTTGGCGCCTAAGGCGCAGCTGGAGTCGGCGCAGGTCGTGCTCAATAAAACGTCGTTTTAG
- the deoC gene encoding deoxyribose-phosphate aldolase → MNLASYIDHTLLKPDALPEQITQLCQEAADQQFASVCVPPCYVRLAVENLLGTGVPVCTVIGFPLGYGLAKVKFFEGHQALTEGATELDMVINVGAFKAGRLEEVEEEIGQLAELCHLRGAILKVIIETALLTEDEIVLACELCTEAGADFVKTSTGFASRGASVADIVLMRRSLPHHIRIKASGGIRTRVAALALIAAGADRIGSSNSLVLLEDNSHETLAS, encoded by the coding sequence GTGAATCTAGCTTCCTACATCGACCACACCCTTCTGAAGCCTGACGCTCTGCCGGAGCAGATTACGCAGCTTTGCCAGGAGGCCGCCGACCAGCAGTTTGCCAGCGTATGTGTGCCGCCCTGCTATGTGCGGCTGGCGGTAGAAAACCTGCTGGGTACGGGCGTGCCGGTGTGCACCGTCATCGGGTTTCCGCTGGGCTACGGGTTGGCTAAGGTGAAGTTCTTTGAAGGTCACCAGGCTTTGACGGAAGGCGCCACGGAGCTGGACATGGTTATCAATGTCGGGGCTTTTAAAGCGGGCCGGCTGGAAGAAGTGGAGGAGGAAATTGGGCAGTTGGCGGAGCTTTGCCATCTGCGCGGTGCTATTCTGAAAGTCATTATTGAAACCGCGCTGCTCACGGAAGATGAGATAGTGCTGGCCTGCGAATTGTGCACCGAAGCCGGCGCCGACTTCGTGAAGACGTCTACGGGCTTTGCCAGCCGTGGCGCTTCAGTGGCTGATATTGTGCTGATGCGCCGCTCTTTGCCCCATCATATTCGTATCAAAGCATCCGGCGGCATTCGTACGCGGGTGGCGGCACTGGCCCTCATTGCGGCTGGCGCCGACCGGATTGGCTCCTCTAATAGTCTGGTTCTGCTGGAAGACAACTCCCATGAAACACTTGCTTCGTAA